In one Armatimonadota bacterium genomic region, the following are encoded:
- a CDS encoding polysaccharide biosynthesis protein, producing the protein MSPAPQTWAGRPAVQRFALDLGWVLAGAWLSSVLTGQNPVFWRMHLAQGALAAVCGGLFLRFLEFHRMRRFPSAAGEWRLVTRLGLGIFGASTLIAVALRNNTPAAYGLLTAALALCGLLGERFVRYRPEPTTVPTAPGGGQRVLVIGAGAAAEMLIQDLRRSHPHAEIAGLLDDDPQKIGSTVLGIPVLGRVEQLGELVQAHQPTEVIIAIPSLDRDGQSRILGLCKGLNAKIRMMPAISRQLAEAGYGLPQLRNVAPEELLRRDAIETDMSGATGYIEGKTVLITGGGGSIGSELARQVSSLRPAKLILLGKGENSIFEVEQEFRDTGVADVVPIIAGVRDAQAIGRIMAEHKPDVVFHAAAHKHVPLMERVPIEAVRNNVLGTLTVAQAAMAHGVKKFILISTDKAVNPTNVMGATKRVAEMVVMALSGRSETQFAAVRFGNVLGSRGSLIPILKRQIAKGGPITITDERMTRFFMTIPEAAQLVVQAGSHGGAGEIFILDMGEPVKIVDVARGLIRLYGLEEGKDIDLVFIGARPGEKIHEELSWESEDLERLDGGKILRLKSPGMTDWERLEPQIADLLDLCEAGDQEAVRKALMALVAGDGTIRC; encoded by the coding sequence ATGAGCCCGGCGCCACAGACATGGGCCGGACGCCCGGCCGTGCAGCGGTTTGCGCTGGACTTGGGGTGGGTGCTGGCCGGGGCTTGGCTCTCTTCGGTGCTCACGGGCCAAAACCCGGTGTTTTGGCGGATGCACCTTGCCCAGGGGGCCTTGGCCGCAGTTTGTGGCGGGCTGTTCCTTCGGTTCTTGGAATTCCACCGGATGCGACGGTTCCCATCGGCGGCCGGCGAGTGGCGGCTGGTCACACGATTGGGCCTCGGCATTTTCGGGGCCTCCACCCTGATCGCCGTGGCCTTGCGGAATAACACCCCGGCCGCTTACGGACTGCTGACGGCGGCTCTGGCCCTTTGCGGTTTGCTGGGCGAGCGGTTTGTCCGCTACCGGCCCGAGCCGACTACGGTGCCCACCGCACCTGGGGGCGGGCAACGGGTTTTGGTCATCGGCGCGGGCGCCGCCGCCGAGATGCTGATCCAAGACCTGCGGCGAAGCCATCCCCATGCCGAGATCGCCGGCTTGCTGGACGACGATCCCCAGAAAATCGGCAGCACCGTGCTTGGGATCCCGGTCCTCGGCCGGGTCGAACAGCTTGGCGAACTTGTCCAAGCCCACCAACCCACAGAAGTCATCATCGCCATTCCCAGCCTCGACCGGGATGGACAAAGCCGAATCTTGGGGCTGTGCAAAGGGCTGAATGCGAAAATCAGGATGATGCCGGCCATCAGCCGGCAACTCGCCGAAGCTGGGTATGGGTTGCCCCAGCTCCGCAACGTCGCGCCCGAGGAGCTCCTGCGCCGGGATGCCATCGAAACCGATATGTCTGGGGCTACCGGCTACATCGAAGGCAAAACGGTGCTCATCACCGGCGGGGGCGGTTCGATCGGCAGCGAACTTGCCCGCCAGGTTTCCAGCCTTCGGCCCGCAAAACTGATCCTGCTGGGCAAAGGGGAAAACTCGATTTTCGAAGTCGAGCAAGAGTTCCGCGACACGGGAGTTGCCGATGTCGTGCCCATCATTGCCGGGGTGAGGGATGCCCAAGCCATCGGCCGGATCATGGCTGAACACAAACCCGATGTCGTGTTCCATGCGGCCGCCCACAAGCATGTCCCGCTCATGGAGCGCGTGCCCATCGAGGCCGTGCGGAACAATGTTCTGGGCACGCTCACGGTTGCCCAGGCCGCCATGGCCCACGGCGTCAAAAAATTTATCTTGATCTCAACTGATAAAGCGGTCAACCCCACCAACGTGATGGGGGCGACCAAACGAGTGGCCGAAATGGTTGTGATGGCTCTTTCGGGGAGGTCGGAGACGCAATTTGCCGCCGTCCGGTTCGGCAACGTGCTGGGGAGCCGGGGGAGTTTGATTCCGATTTTGAAAAGGCAAATCGCCAAAGGCGGGCCGATCACGATCACCGACGAGCGCATGACCCGGTTTTTCATGACGATTCCCGAAGCGGCACAACTTGTCGTCCAGGCCGGATCGCACGGGGGTGCCGGGGAAATTTTCATCCTCGATATGGGTGAGCCCGTCAAGATCGTGGATGTCGCCCGCGGTTTGATCCGACTTTACGGGTTGGAGGAGGGGAAAGATATCGACTTGGTCTTCATCGGGGCGAGGCCGGGAGAAAAGATCCACGAGGAACTGAGTTGGGAAAGCGAGGATCTCGAACGGCTGGACGGCGGCAAGATCTTGCGGCTCAAGTCCCCCGGCATGACGGATTGGGAGAGGTTGGAACCGCAAATTGCCGACCTGTTGGATCTATGCGAAGCGGGCGACCAAGAAGCCGTCCGAAAAGCCCTCATGGCCCTTGTGGCCGGAGACGGAACCATACGTTGCTGA